In Pelosinus sp. UFO1, one genomic interval encodes:
- a CDS encoding flagellar protein FlaG, producing the protein MSITSVKSNSSVASTAVSVVKPVNTQSDITVKNDSTTSGVKDVDNKKNTGTTADENQLSENELNDITEKINSFMQSLNTNIQFELHTETKTLMIQAVDNKTHEVIKEFPSHELLDMVAKIKDCIGVFLDKKA; encoded by the coding sequence TTGAGCATTACAAGTGTTAAAAGTAATAGTAGTGTAGCTTCAACAGCGGTATCGGTAGTTAAGCCAGTGAATACCCAATCGGATATAACAGTAAAGAATGATTCAACTACAAGTGGTGTAAAAGATGTAGATAATAAAAAAAATACTGGGACTACTGCTGATGAAAATCAGCTCAGTGAAAATGAGCTTAATGATATTACTGAAAAAATAAACAGTTTTATGCAATCACTGAACACCAATATCCAATTTGAACTGCATACTGAAACAAAAACATTAATGATACAGGCTGTAGATAACAAAACTCACGAAGTAATCAAAGAATTTCCTTCCCATGAGCTTTTAGATATGGTGGCTAAAATAAAGGATTGTATAGGTGTTTTTTTAGACAAAAAGGCATAG
- a CDS encoding fumarylacetoacetate hydrolase family protein encodes MGKEAVCNDIESTVLEGRYSLNTTSEDVGVLLSGSQKIVRYQDKEKNIFYGVVEGDTIFQLASNFAEIASGTVTYDGTEVLLSDVTILIPVEPSKVVNFGWTYAGHAKETGGTANLKEPFLFLKPQSALIADQETICLPPLDMTNRVELEGELAVVIGKSGKNIKEEDALSYVFGYTVFNDVTARDLTKTDPQFTRGKGFDTFGPIGPCVVTGVDPTNLRIVTTLNGKVVQDGNTNQMSLSIPFLISWISKVMTLEPGDVLALGSPSGSCPMNSGDIVTVEVEKIGKLTNYVK; translated from the coding sequence ATGGGAAAAGAAGCAGTTTGTAATGATATTGAGTCAACAGTATTAGAAGGGCGTTATTCCTTAAATACCACTTCTGAAGATGTAGGTGTTTTATTGAGTGGTTCCCAAAAGATAGTACGTTATCAGGATAAAGAGAAAAATATATTTTATGGTGTAGTGGAAGGGGATACAATCTTTCAGCTTGCCAGCAATTTTGCCGAAATTGCGTCTGGTACAGTTACCTATGATGGTACAGAGGTTTTACTTTCTGATGTTACTATTTTAATTCCAGTAGAACCATCAAAGGTTGTAAATTTTGGTTGGACCTATGCTGGACATGCAAAAGAAACTGGTGGTACAGCCAATTTAAAAGAGCCTTTCCTGTTCTTGAAGCCCCAATCGGCACTCATTGCTGATCAAGAAACTATCTGTTTGCCACCACTTGATATGACGAATAGAGTAGAACTTGAAGGTGAATTAGCAGTAGTCATCGGTAAAAGTGGTAAAAATATTAAAGAAGAAGATGCACTAAGCTACGTTTTTGGTTATACCGTATTTAATGACGTTACTGCTCGAGATCTTACAAAGACGGATCCACAGTTTACAAGAGGCAAAGGTTTCGATACCTTTGGTCCGATTGGCCCATGCGTCGTAACAGGTGTCGACCCTACCAATTTGAGGATTGTTACGACATTGAATGGAAAAGTAGTGCAAGACGGAAATACAAATCAAATGTCCTTAAGTATACCTTTTTTAATTAGCTGGATTTCAAAGGTTATGACCTTAGAACCAGGTGATGTATTGGCTCTCGGTTCACCTTCTGGAAGCTGCCCAATGAATTCAGGCGATATAGTAACAGTAGAGGTTGAAAAGATTGGAAAACTAACAAATTACGTAAAATAA
- a CDS encoding response regulator, translating to MHKPLKILISDDSLLLRKKLRAELEKLSCEVFEAKDGQEVIEAYVQFCPDGVFMDIVMPKVSGLDALKKIKEIDNKARVIMLSSTGTATKLLEALKLGAIDFIQKPYNSNQIVKAVNDIIRKEP from the coding sequence TTGCATAAACCACTGAAAATTTTGATTAGCGATGATTCATTATTATTGCGAAAAAAATTAAGAGCAGAATTAGAAAAGCTAAGTTGTGAAGTTTTTGAAGCGAAAGATGGACAAGAAGTGATTGAAGCGTATGTGCAGTTTTGTCCTGACGGAGTATTTATGGATATTGTTATGCCAAAAGTAAGCGGTTTAGATGCTTTGAAAAAAATTAAAGAAATAGATAATAAGGCAAGGGTGATTATGCTTTCTTCGACAGGTACTGCTACTAAATTGCTAGAGGCTCTTAAGCTAGGGGCAATCGATTTTATTCAAAAACCATACAATAGTAATCAAATCGTGAAAGCAGTAAATGACATCATTCGAAAGGAGCCCTAA
- a CDS encoding LysR family transcriptional regulator: MDIRELEYFVTVSELQNFTVAANRLHVSQPAISKSIHRLEEELGFQLLNRTQKKVLLTEEGAVFLDLAKDILARIIAAQNTMTEYKNLTRGTFRIAVPPLLGAYVFPELFAAFKKNYPSLDMAVIEDGSSTAVDLVKREEVHVGLVILPPTLTDLDSHLITSQEIVVCLPTEHPLSQEPFLTFEQLKNEPIILYNEGFVLRRIILEEYAKHNITPQVALSTNQFQTIKALVAKGVGISFLPKNSIKVVNHVTKIPLHPHLFLDMGLIWKPDKVLPLACKAFIDFVNQFDPNENSN, encoded by the coding sequence ATGGATATAAGAGAATTAGAATATTTTGTTACTGTATCTGAATTACAAAATTTCACAGTTGCTGCCAATAGACTACACGTATCCCAACCCGCCATTTCCAAATCTATCCATAGATTAGAGGAAGAGTTAGGTTTTCAACTACTCAATCGAACCCAAAAAAAAGTTCTTCTTACAGAAGAAGGTGCCGTGTTTCTTGACTTAGCGAAAGACATTCTTGCCAGAATAATTGCTGCTCAAAACACGATGACAGAATATAAAAACTTAACTAGAGGGACCTTCCGAATTGCTGTCCCGCCTTTGTTAGGGGCTTATGTTTTTCCTGAGTTATTTGCGGCTTTCAAAAAAAATTATCCTTCCCTTGACATGGCTGTTATTGAGGATGGTTCCTCCACAGCTGTTGATCTAGTTAAGCGTGAAGAAGTGCATGTTGGCCTTGTCATTTTACCGCCAACTTTAACAGACCTGGATTCCCACCTAATTACCTCCCAGGAAATTGTCGTTTGTCTCCCCACAGAGCACCCTCTTAGCCAGGAGCCATTTCTAACCTTTGAACAACTAAAGAATGAGCCTATCATCCTTTATAATGAAGGGTTTGTATTGCGGCGCATCATTTTGGAGGAATATGCGAAGCACAATATTACACCGCAAGTAGCCTTATCCACCAACCAGTTCCAAACTATAAAAGCCTTAGTTGCCAAAGGAGTAGGGATTTCCTTTTTACCAAAAAATTCAATTAAAGTAGTGAATCATGTAACCAAAATCCCCCTTCACCCCCACCTCTTTTTAGATATGGGGCTCATTTGGAAACCTGATAAAGTCTTACCACTAGCCTGTAAGGCCTTTATTGATTTTGTTAATCAATTTGATCCAAATGAAAACTCTAACTAA
- a CDS encoding HD-GYP domain-containing protein — MSYLPLSDIKIGMTLNQVFVSPNAKMIFGQGTVVNEYLLSCLKGWAVEGADVLEVATADFNIAEIEKMVSDIVITLENSTTIEKHGQVTTEAHSKIETELKRIFLRTGYHGVIPLDTILNLVNTRIYPRLSQKDSFIQLHTDSSSGDYLYRHALDVALLSGYLGRWLGYGDSDILNLTLAGLMHDIGKTRFKSEVLSKPDKLNLEEFNIAKIHASYSYQLLAQTDIVPNAVLNAVLQHHERIDGSGYPYGCSDTEVTMLARIIAVADVYDALISNRYYKRSVSPQEAIEIMMFQMSGQLDTHVLACLIEHVKKFDVGGKRSVLHNLAM; from the coding sequence TTGAGTTATTTACCTTTATCAGATATCAAGATAGGTATGACTCTTAATCAGGTATTTGTCAGTCCAAATGCAAAAATGATTTTTGGGCAAGGAACGGTGGTAAATGAGTATTTACTATCTTGCTTAAAAGGATGGGCAGTAGAAGGTGCCGATGTGCTAGAGGTCGCAACCGCTGATTTTAACATAGCTGAAATTGAGAAAATGGTTTCGGATATTGTTATAACCTTGGAAAATAGTACAACCATAGAAAAACATGGACAAGTTACTACAGAGGCGCATTCTAAAATAGAAACAGAATTGAAACGGATTTTTTTGCGTACTGGGTATCATGGGGTTATACCTTTAGATACGATTCTTAATTTGGTTAATACTAGAATCTACCCAAGGTTATCTCAAAAGGATTCTTTTATACAATTACACACAGATTCCTCATCTGGAGATTATCTGTATAGGCACGCATTAGATGTTGCTCTACTTTCTGGTTATCTTGGACGGTGGCTCGGCTATGGTGACAGTGATATTTTGAACCTTACTTTGGCCGGATTAATGCATGATATTGGTAAAACTCGATTTAAATCTGAAGTGTTAAGTAAACCTGATAAGCTAAATTTGGAAGAGTTCAATATTGCTAAAATACATGCAAGCTATAGTTATCAATTGCTGGCGCAAACAGATATTGTACCTAATGCAGTTTTAAATGCAGTTCTTCAACATCATGAAAGAATTGATGGTTCAGGATACCCTTATGGGTGTAGCGACACAGAGGTTACTATGTTAGCTAGAATTATTGCTGTAGCTGACGTATATGACGCTCTTATTAGTAATCGTTACTACAAAAGGAGCGTTTCACCACAAGAAGCAATAGAAATAATGATGTTTCAGATGTCCGGGCAATTAGATACTCATGTTTTGGCTTGTTTAATAGAGCATGTTAAAAAATTTGATGTAGGAGGTAAAAGGTCCGTTCTACATAATTTAGCAATGTAA
- a CDS encoding flagellin, protein MSMVISTNMSALNTTNQLNKNTTLMNSSLEKLSSGYSINSASDNAAGLAISEKMRSQIQGLDQASSNSQDAISLAQTADGALDETTSILERMRELAVQASSDTLTDDDRTSIQDEVDELSQEIDRISNDTEYNTKKLLNGDSGATTSVSGTNSAAINTAATVAGNNTDSGTYVVNYTAVATQATTGLATSSTTIAAATDSASAFAGDIEINGTTITVDSNDTIEGVLEKINDETATTGVTASLNTDTTGAYYISLNNATYGSDSEVTVAADNATLTGLFNATASTTATSVTVNGTDAAGTINGAAATADGNTLTAFGLTVTGNDAELAALNTAYATTNATAVALVASTSTTAATDLTALVSALSASTASTSAADNAAAAAYTSAVSGGNATTIATAKAALYTTAAASTDATVVTAGTTSAASDTAATNAKNALSLIPVATSDVTVDSSSALTFQVGANSNQTMTLSISDMDASSLGVAGEDADTGLDMSTVDSASNALTAIDAAIKKVSAERSNLGAVQNSLESNINNLDTESENLTSAESNIRDTDMASEMAEYTKLSVITQAATAMLSKANQQPQQVLTLLQ, encoded by the coding sequence ATGTCAATGGTAATTAGTACAAACATGTCCGCTTTAAACACTACGAATCAGTTAAACAAAAACACTACGCTTATGAATTCATCATTAGAAAAATTGTCATCTGGGTACTCTATCAACAGTGCCTCTGACAACGCAGCTGGATTAGCCATTTCTGAAAAAATGCGTAGCCAAATCCAAGGTCTCGACCAGGCAAGTAGCAACTCTCAAGATGCTATATCCTTGGCTCAGACAGCAGATGGTGCCCTCGATGAAACTACATCCATCCTAGAACGCATGCGCGAGCTAGCTGTACAGGCTTCCTCTGATACATTAACCGATGATGACAGAACATCCATCCAAGATGAGGTCGATGAACTCTCTCAGGAAATTGACCGCATTTCTAATGACACTGAATACAACACCAAGAAATTGTTAAATGGAGATAGTGGTGCAACTACATCTGTATCTGGTACAAATTCAGCTGCAATTAATACTGCTGCAACTGTTGCCGGAAATAATACAGATTCAGGCACTTATGTAGTAAATTACACTGCAGTAGCAACGCAAGCAACTACAGGTCTTGCTACATCCTCTACTACAATTGCTGCTGCAACTGATTCTGCATCTGCTTTTGCAGGAGACATTGAAATCAATGGAACAACAATAACCGTTGATTCCAACGATACTATAGAAGGTGTTCTTGAGAAAATAAATGATGAAACAGCTACTACTGGCGTTACTGCCTCATTGAATACAGATACAACTGGTGCGTACTATATTTCATTAAATAATGCTACCTACGGCAGCGATTCTGAAGTTACTGTAGCTGCTGATAATGCTACCTTAACTGGCCTATTTAATGCAACAGCAAGCACGACCGCCACAAGTGTTACCGTCAATGGTACCGACGCTGCAGGAACCATTAATGGAGCAGCAGCCACCGCTGATGGTAATACCTTAACGGCTTTTGGTCTGACTGTTACTGGTAACGATGCAGAACTAGCAGCACTTAATACTGCTTATGCCACTACTAATGCAACTGCGGTTGCTCTTGTTGCTAGCACTAGTACTACTGCTGCTACTGACTTAACTGCCTTAGTTTCAGCACTATCAGCCTCTACTGCATCAACATCAGCAGCTGACAACGCAGCAGCAGCTGCTTATACCAGCGCTGTCTCTGGCGGTAATGCTACTACTATAGCTACTGCTAAAGCAGCTCTATATACTACAGCAGCAGCATCTACTGACGCAACTGTAGTAACTGCAGGAACAACGTCCGCTGCATCTGATACAGCTGCTACTAACGCTAAAAATGCGTTATCACTTATTCCTGTTGCTACTTCTGATGTTACCGTTGATTCTTCATCTGCTCTAACCTTCCAGGTCGGCGCAAACTCAAATCAAACAATGACGCTTTCCATCAGCGATATGGATGCCAGCTCACTAGGAGTTGCTGGTGAAGATGCTGATACAGGTCTTGATATGAGCACAGTAGATAGTGCGAGTAATGCTCTCACTGCTATAGATGCAGCAATTAAAAAAGTTTCTGCAGAACGTTCTAATCTAGGCGCTGTCCAGAACAGTCTAGAGAGCAATATTAACAATTTGGATACTGAAAGTGAAAACTTAACTTCTGCTGAATCCAATATCCGCGACACAGATATGGCCTCAGAAATGGCAGAATACACCAAGCTAAGCGTCATAACTCAAGCCGCTACTGCTATGTTGTCAAAAGCCAATCAACAACCACAGCAAGTATTGACTCTGTTACAATAA
- a CDS encoding CBO0543 family protein has protein sequence MWYILFFRIFLVLGFLLAVWKWGDWKNRENYYSTVLFIMVINLGASFLTYHHILWNYQPDALVKTQTTVELINSYVILPSATFIYLSNFPFNRKGRSYGYIALWILLFSCLELIDNVIGGMSYKNNWSWLSSSILDCAMFPIMRLHYESPLRAWIVCLLITIIVLILFDFSSAEMK, from the coding sequence ATGTGGTATATTTTATTTTTTAGGATTTTTCTTGTTCTTGGGTTTCTCTTAGCCGTATGGAAGTGGGGTGATTGGAAAAACCGAGAAAATTATTATTCAACAGTTTTATTTATTATGGTTATCAACCTAGGTGCTAGTTTTTTAACATACCATCATATACTTTGGAATTATCAGCCCGACGCTCTTGTAAAAACACAAACAACAGTCGAATTGATCAATAGCTATGTTATATTACCATCAGCAACATTTATCTATCTATCAAATTTTCCTTTTAACCGTAAAGGTAGATCCTATGGCTATATTGCCCTGTGGATTTTGCTCTTTAGTTGCCTAGAATTGATCGACAATGTAATCGGTGGTATGTCTTATAAAAATAACTGGTCATGGCTATCTTCCTCTATTCTTGATTGTGCTATGTTTCCAATTATGAGGCTGCATTATGAAAGTCCATTACGAGCATGGATTGTTTGCTTATTAATCACAATTATTGTTTTAATACTTTTTGACTTTTCCTCGGCAGAAATGAAATAG
- the fliS gene encoding flagellar export chaperone FliS has translation MNAKNTANAYKRQQIMSAPPEELTLMLYNGAIRFVTESILAIEKKDIEKAHTANIKAQNIVREFMVTMDMKQPISQPWRQIDEYILHCLIQGNMKKDKVQLEEAKRLLVEFRDAWFQAMKQVRMDKAVGK, from the coding sequence ATGAATGCTAAGAATACTGCCAATGCATATAAGAGGCAACAAATCATGAGCGCACCGCCAGAAGAGTTGACGCTGATGCTGTACAATGGCGCCATTCGCTTTGTTACAGAAAGCATTCTGGCGATTGAGAAGAAGGATATAGAAAAGGCACATACTGCAAATATAAAGGCGCAAAATATAGTTCGTGAATTTATGGTGACAATGGATATGAAACAGCCAATTTCCCAGCCTTGGCGACAGATTGACGAATATATATTACATTGCTTAATTCAGGGCAATATGAAAAAAGATAAGGTTCAACTGGAAGAAGCGAAAAGATTGTTGGTAGAATTTCGCGATGCATGGTTCCAAGCGATGAAGCAGGTGCGTATGGATAAAGCCGTAGGGAAGTAA
- a CDS encoding response regulator transcription factor — MKLLLVDDESKLVEALSYLLKKNGFVVDVAMDGETGIEMACTGIYDIIILDRMLPYLDGVSLLKEFRRLGHNTPVLFLTAKDTPDDRAEGLNAGADDYLVKPFFTVELVARLQALTRRKNTEIVDTILTLDDIRFDPQRAQVTKKDTVIQLTLKESQLLELLIRNQGQVVTKQRIIEKVWGYNSDAEESTINIYIHYLRKKINISNLKTVRGVGYYLPKSNISKVAN, encoded by the coding sequence ATGAAACTATTACTAGTAGATGACGAGAGTAAATTAGTTGAAGCACTATCATATTTGTTAAAGAAGAATGGCTTCGTAGTCGATGTTGCTATGGATGGTGAAACAGGCATTGAAATGGCCTGTACTGGAATCTATGATATTATTATTTTGGATCGCATGTTGCCTTATTTAGATGGTGTGTCCTTGCTGAAAGAATTTCGCAGACTCGGACATAATACTCCCGTTCTCTTTTTGACAGCCAAGGATACCCCAGACGATCGGGCAGAAGGTTTAAATGCTGGTGCAGACGATTATTTAGTTAAGCCATTTTTTACTGTAGAATTAGTAGCAAGATTGCAAGCGCTAACTCGTCGAAAAAACACAGAAATAGTGGATACCATTTTAACTCTTGACGATATTAGATTTGATCCTCAGCGTGCCCAAGTGACTAAAAAAGATACGGTAATTCAGTTAACATTAAAAGAATCACAGCTATTAGAACTACTAATACGTAACCAGGGTCAAGTTGTTACCAAACAGCGGATCATCGAAAAGGTATGGGGTTACAATTCCGATGCGGAAGAAAGTACAATCAATATATATATTCATTACTTACGCAAAAAGATTAATATATCCAATTTGAAGACGGTAAGGGGCGTTGGCTATTATTTACCGAAAAGCAATATCTCGAAAGTTGCGAATTAA
- a CDS encoding Xaa-Pro peptidase family protein, giving the protein MDVTPKSEIEKRISSFQEKLREQELDGGIIVLNSDMFYFAGTVQNSYLYIPSTGDPVLMVKKSLRRAQEESSLKNIVPMKHPMEIPAILASFQYANLKKIGLELDVLPFNNYQMYRKVFPGAEFSDISPAIKEIRMIKSPYEVELLRNALQVADRAFSAIPTFLREGIPEIELAALFEAELRKGGYSGSCKMRAFNQDFFYGNLCSGSNGAYPSFFDGPVGGKGVSLSSPQGAGWKKIKRDEVVYIDYTCVVQGYTGDQARIFCVGELTPHMTKAFEDMLLIQAEILKGIKPGTPAEEPYLLAVKIAEEMGYKDYFMGYKEDQVKFVGHGIGLELDEWPIFAKGLKNPILPGMTFALEPKLVFPEGAIGTENSYVMTEEGPKKLSVTPEVITYIK; this is encoded by the coding sequence ATGGATGTTACACCAAAATCAGAAATCGAAAAAAGAATTTCTAGTTTTCAGGAGAAGTTAAGAGAACAGGAACTTGACGGAGGAATCATTGTATTAAATAGCGATATGTTCTATTTTGCTGGTACAGTACAAAATTCCTATTTATATATCCCTTCTACTGGTGATCCTGTGTTAATGGTGAAAAAAAGCTTACGACGTGCTCAAGAGGAATCTTCACTCAAAAATATTGTTCCCATGAAGCACCCTATGGAAATCCCTGCAATTCTAGCAAGTTTTCAGTATGCAAATTTGAAAAAAATAGGGCTGGAATTGGATGTTTTACCATTTAATAATTACCAAATGTATAGAAAAGTATTTCCTGGTGCTGAATTTAGCGATATTTCCCCTGCGATAAAAGAAATTCGTATGATCAAGTCACCCTATGAAGTAGAACTTTTGCGCAATGCCCTACAAGTCGCCGATCGGGCTTTTTCTGCAATACCTACATTTTTACGGGAAGGGATTCCAGAAATTGAGTTAGCTGCTCTGTTTGAAGCGGAGCTACGTAAAGGTGGGTATTCGGGCTCCTGCAAAATGAGAGCCTTTAATCAAGATTTCTTTTACGGAAACCTGTGTAGTGGCAGCAATGGCGCTTATCCTAGTTTCTTTGATGGACCTGTAGGGGGTAAAGGTGTATCTTTATCCTCCCCCCAAGGGGCTGGATGGAAGAAAATAAAAAGGGATGAGGTTGTTTATATCGATTATACTTGTGTGGTACAAGGTTATACAGGTGACCAAGCACGAATTTTCTGTGTTGGAGAGCTTACTCCTCATATGACAAAGGCATTTGAAGATATGTTACTGATTCAGGCTGAAATACTTAAGGGAATCAAACCGGGAACACCTGCTGAAGAGCCTTATCTATTAGCTGTAAAAATAGCAGAGGAAATGGGCTATAAAGACTACTTCATGGGCTACAAGGAAGATCAGGTCAAGTTTGTTGGTCATGGTATTGGTCTGGAACTTGATGAATGGCCTATATTTGCTAAAGGACTTAAGAATCCGATCTTGCCTGGTATGACCTTTGCGCTTGAACCCAAATTAGTGTTTCCTGAAGGAGCCATTGGAACGGAGAATAGCTATGTTATGACAGAGGAAGGACCAAAGAAATTAAGTGTGACTCCTGAGGTTATTACCTATATAAAGTAA
- a CDS encoding NADH peroxidase: MKKYVCIICGYVHEGEEPPDKCPVCKANKDQFKEMTGNLAWADEHRIGIARDIPPELMDGLRANFLGECTEVGMYLAMSRQADRQGYPEVAEAYKRIAYEEAEHAAKFAEILGEVVVADTKANLSARVEAEYGACEGKKKLAVLAKEKNLDAIHDTVHEMCKDEARHGCAFKGLLDRYFK, translated from the coding sequence ATGAAAAAATATGTTTGTATCATTTGTGGGTATGTTCATGAAGGAGAAGAACCACCTGACAAATGTCCAGTTTGTAAAGCGAACAAAGATCAGTTCAAGGAAATGACCGGAAATTTAGCCTGGGCAGATGAACACAGAATCGGGATTGCACGAGATATCCCTCCTGAACTGATGGATGGCCTGCGGGCTAATTTTCTTGGGGAATGCACGGAAGTCGGCATGTATTTGGCTATGTCCCGTCAAGCAGACCGTCAAGGATATCCTGAAGTGGCAGAAGCATATAAACGAATTGCCTATGAGGAGGCCGAACATGCTGCTAAGTTTGCTGAAATTTTAGGTGAGGTAGTTGTTGCAGATACCAAAGCAAATTTGAGTGCAAGAGTGGAAGCTGAATATGGGGCTTGTGAAGGCAAAAAGAAGCTAGCCGTATTAGCAAAAGAAAAGAATCTTGATGCGATCCATGATACAGTGCATGAGATGTGTAAAGATGAAGCTAGACATGGGTGTGCTTTTAAAGGCTTACTCGATAGATACTTTAAATAA
- a CDS encoding carbon storage regulator, which yields MLVLGRKPGEYVMIGKDIMVKVVRSDDGDLRLAIDAPKYINIIRGEIYEDNSKYIQEDKLVNI from the coding sequence ATGCTAGTATTAGGAAGAAAACCTGGCGAATACGTTATGATCGGAAAAGACATTATGGTCAAAGTCGTCAGAAGTGACGATGGCGATTTAAGACTGGCTATCGATGCCCCTAAATATATAAATATTATCCGCGGCGAAATCTATGAAGATAACTCCAAGTATATTCAAGAAGATAAGCTTGTGAATATTTGA
- a CDS encoding DUF1540 domain-containing protein — MAKISCDVTNCSHNKTGVCYANCVDIVGSSALKDYDTCCGSFLNKLHYAELTNNTLSSGSCDCLKCTVETCSFNSNHLCTLDNIKVKGDHAEYHTQTECDSFELTK; from the coding sequence ATGGCAAAGATTAGCTGTGATGTAACAAATTGTTCTCATAATAAGACGGGCGTCTGTTACGCCAACTGTGTTGATATCGTTGGCAGTTCTGCTTTGAAAGACTATGACACCTGTTGTGGTTCCTTTTTAAACAAACTTCATTATGCAGAATTGACGAATAATACATTGAGCTCAGGTTCTTGTGATTGTTTAAAATGCACTGTTGAGACTTGTAGTTTTAATAGTAATCATTTGTGCACTTTAGATAATATAAAGGTCAAAGGTGATCATGCTGAATATCACACGCAAACAGAGTGTGACAGTTTTGAACTGACAAAATAG